In the genome of Neodiprion fabricii isolate iyNeoFabr1 chromosome 4, iyNeoFabr1.1, whole genome shotgun sequence, the window CTATCCGTCAGAAAATTGACCATCGTCTCCCAAACTAATCCGCAATACATTTAATCGGATAAAGTAAGATGGAATTCTAATCACTCGACCTAGCTAATGGACAGTAAATtagtaaaattataaatcacTTCCACCTGATGTTACTTTGGATTTGGGCTACAGAAGACATGCAGTTTTGCactgttataaaattttcactgacCCCATTTTCACTATTTGCTTAGTTCTCAATTCTTTCAACGATGTCatgaaatattaattcaaaaaatgtttgttttctttaaactGTCTCTGAACAGCTGATAAGTGTTCCGAATTTGCACATTTTACGCAGTTGTAACGGAATGATGAAAGAGCGTATGAATATTCTcacaaatgaattttcaaatgatacataaaataaaaactcacTTCGTCCTTCACATCCGATGGAACAGCCCGTTTCAAGTCCACCTGAGTAGCCTGTGCTTCCGAAATTTCTTTCTCAGCGTCGTCCACAGCTTGTTCCTGAAGATCTGAAGCAGCATCATCTTCCTTTTCGGTTGTCACTTTGTCATTATCTAAAGTAGTATCAACGACCTGGAGTTCTACCGGGGCACTCAGGTTGGAAATCTGTTGAGGTACAGGCTTGGAAAGAGGCACCGATGTGACGATTCGGTCGGTAGGTGGCTTAGTCGGAATTCCGCTCGGGAAATtcggaaaaaagtttgaaccGATGCCCGGAACGAGGTATGGAACGGGATAGAGATACGGAAAGTAAGATTGCGGCCCGTACAGGGTGGTGAAATATCCCGGAGTGAGATAATTCAGCGCAATCGCGCCGTTCAACAGCTTTGCGAATGTCAGAGGTCCAAGAAACTTTGGCTTGCGACGCTTGGCGTCGTTTTTCGTTAGGCGATTCTTCCCTTTAGAAATCGTAACTCGATCTGCTTCTTTGATCTCTCTTTCACCGCttaaattaatttctcttTGACTAGCGAGAAGTGCAGAGACTTCGAGAGGATTCTGAATTACCGCGTTGTcgatctttttcaaaaatgttacATGCTTCGTGGGTTTCGTCAAGTTTTGTGTTTCCCTGCTGAAAACTTGACGTCGAATTGTCGAGCATTGCACTTctgaaaaacgtgaaatattacaaaatttcattctaaAGAAGCaagttcattttttgaaaaaggcCTAGTAATCAAAAAGTATTTTTGCAAAACGGACGCTTTTGATCTGAAGATTACGAAATCCCGAAACCTATTTCTGCTGAAACTCATTTCATAAAACGAATGTacttttttctataattatcattattggaAACTTGGGAAACAACGCAACAATAACACAAAAGTTGTCGTAATAAAATCAAGATGTAAAATTCTAAAATAGAACACGTGATACGCACCATTTTCGCAAAGACTGAAGACAATTAACACGAAGATTGTGGCTGCGAACATCGCGACAGAATGACTCGCGGTTGATGAAAGTACGGAGACTTAACCAGTCATTCTACACTACAGTTTCAATCATGCGGGCACCAGGCACCCTCATTTTTAGAGAAAGTATATGCGCATGAATTTCACGATAACCGTGAATATATCTGAATAGTATACAATTATATCTTCAGGACAAAGGTTTGCTATTCGTGAATGAGGTTTACGAGTTTTTTAGTAATTGTTTCTATCGCCTGATTATTACTTTCCGATACAAAGAAAAGCTAATAACGTCAGAAAATTATACGAGTACATGGGTATGTATCAGATCCTGAGTTATTTGAATTGTAgaacatgaaaattttcaaaacgaaaatttttgtaatttaaattcTAATCCAAGTCGTGTATTCGTAGGTGATTAACCAACGTCGATAAACTGAAATCGATAAAAGTATATCACCATGCTGAAAACTTGCCTGACTTAAATCTCGACCTCTTTAAGTGAGTAAAACTATCTAACGATAAAATTCAACAGAGAGAAAAACCTgagttataaaatatttctttgttcCGTATAAACAGAAATAACGGAATTCCAATAACATTTACGATACTCGAGTTataggtgaaaaaataaatagaataacgGCTGGCGGATCGATTATACCTCTAGCTTTACACCCGATCTTTGATACGAAGCGCCGGCGGATGCTACCGGTGTTTATTCTAAGAGTTTGAGCATAGGGGCAAGACTCCCCACTTCAAGGTACCCTGCATTTTACGTTTACATCCTATCGGCTCGTCTCAGCCTCGTCCGTAGTACTGCTGCACGGAATATCTTATAGGTATGTCAAGCCAACGCCGCTCGCTCCGTTGCCTGAAGAAGTTCATAATCGAGCGCGAGCAGCTGTGCACGCTTCACGCATGCGTGGTGCTGCCATCATCAGCTGATTCGTTTCGTAGATAATAACGAAGCTTGGCAGCGGGACGTGAAGACCGCCGAAGTATACATAATATGAAGCTTTGATAGGTCGTATTTAAATAAAGAGAGAACAGCATTGCTCGTTATATTACGTATTCGAAGTTGACCGAAATATGATGACCGAAAACAACGAAGAGACGAATCTTCCCGAAAACGAACTCGAATACGAGTTTTCAACACCGGATAAGCAAGAGGCGCGGGCTTTTCTGCGCGAACGATTCCTGCGTGTTATGACTGGAGTTATTGGTGAgtattgttcaaattttacaaattcaaaaaaatatattttggcGGAGAGTAATGGTTGCCACCGTTCGACTCGACGTTCACCTCGCAACTTTCACCCACGTGTTCTGATCGATGCACTTATGGATTCTTATGGATTCGCACCATTGAAAGCTTCTGTAGGTTTTCATACGCGTgcagataaataaaaaatgtttatcgTGGACTCCGAATTGTTACAAACATCGTGAATTGCACGCTTGCACTGATACCGTAACTTTCATGGCTACGCGCAATGTGTGTTCCGAATTCCGATGTAAAATGACGCTGTCATTTGTTTTACCGtcttttgttttacatttttggaTGATTGGAAAATACAACGCGCGGAATATGAAATGTTCTGCAGATCACAATGTCAATAATTCAATCAGAAGTAACACCGTAGAACGTTGTTAAGCTTTCAGTCTCAAATTAACGTTTATATTCGTACGTGTTGGAAATACATGTTATAGctagggaaaaaaattataactacaatattcgaacaatctagagacaagaaaattttgtaattgcATACATTTTCGGAGAAAACCTGTATCACGCCTTTAGTTTTTGAAAAGCTATTTTTGCCTAGAAAACTAATTGCCCTActaaaatatatttcgaatAAATGTTACTTGAATATTCTACACtaaagaaaacaatttatcaACGAAAACAGACGAGCTCTCTGGCTGAAATGCTGCTTGGCTATTTGCCATGCAACTTTCAGTATAGTCTACAGGCTACAAATCATACATGTAGTTATCTCTAATTCCGCaaaagctttgaaaatttaataagaaCCTTTTAACAAAAAAGTAACACTTTGGTAAACTAAAATTTCgccattaaattttctcagcAAATATAagtattcgaaaatttgtttgtcACAGGTAAACACGCGACATTCCACATGTACGAAAATACAAAAGTCGACGCAGAATTTCGCGGATGCGATGTCGATTGCTTGGAGATATTTGCCAGGAACCTGGAAACTCCTTTGGGCAAAGTGCCTGAAGCTATTTTGAGAGCAACAGACGTCATTTGCATTGAAATTAATGGAATAACAACTCAATCATGAACAATATTCTCAAATAAATgctggaaacaaaaaaagaccAAATA includes:
- the LOC124180817 gene encoding gem-associated protein 7-like yields the protein MMTENNEETNLPENELEYEFSTPDKQEARAFLRERFLRVMTGVIGKHATFHMYENTKVDAEFRGCDVDCLEIFARNLETPLGKVPEAILRATDVICIEINGITTQS
- the LOC124180814 gene encoding uncharacterized protein LOC124180814 yields the protein MFAATIFVLIVFSLCENEVQCSTIRRQVFSRETQNLTKPTKHVTFLKKIDNAVIQNPLEVSALLASQREINLSGEREIKEADRVTISKGKNRLTKNDAKRRKPKFLGPLTFAKLLNGAIALNYLTPGYFTTLYGPQSYFPYLYPVPYLVPGIGSNFFPNFPSGIPTKPPTDRIVTSVPLSKPVPQQISNLSAPVELQVVDTTLDNDKVTTEKEDDAASDLQEQAVDDAEKEISEAQATQVDLKRAVPSDVKDELDTDPIVESVINDGQELGKLSLTRKTSTPTPTSTSTTVSTTDVPTNTTTVPNVTLSTTSAGNGTELSPFYGYYGGMPQDLEHLLFTTENPQQRYLDDYNPEKFALPFQRPATFNPYPNAEAYPSPFVNSFSPRERFPEFLNTVEADRYFYDSQNKPNFDGFRPILK